From a single Brassica napus cultivar Da-Ae chromosome C9, Da-Ae, whole genome shotgun sequence genomic region:
- the LOC106420414 gene encoding 16 kDa phloem protein 2-like — MPHGTLEVVLVSAKGLEDSDFLNSMDPYVLLTCRTQDQKSNVASGQGTTPEWNETFIFNSQTNTANVSEGTTELKAKIFDTDVGTEDDPLGEATISLEAVFLEGDIPPSAYNVVKDEEFKGEIWIALSFKPSENRSRGFEEESYGGWKNSEASY; from the exons atgccGCATGGAACGCTTGAAGTTGTTCTTGTCAGTGCCAAAGGTCTCGAGGATTCTGATTTTCTGA ATAGCATGGATCCTTATGTGCTCCTCACATGCCGGACTCAAGATCAGAAGAGCAATGTTGCATCAG GACAAGGCACAACTCCGGAATGGAACGAGACATTTATCTTCAATAGCC AAACGAACACGGCTAACGTCTCTGAAGGAACTACAGAGTTAAAAGCCAAAATCTTTGACACAGATGTTGGCACGGAGGATGATCCCCTTGGTGAAGCAAC TATTTCACTGGAGGCGGTTTTCTTGGAAGGAGATATCCCACCATCTGCATACAATGTGGTGAAGGATGAAGAGTTCAAAGGCGAAATCTGGATCGCACTATCCTTCAAACCTTCG GAAAACCGAAGCAGGGGTTTCGAAGAGGAGTCTTATGGAGGCTGGAAAAACTCTGAAGCATCTTACTAA